In Vanessa cardui chromosome 6, ilVanCard2.1, whole genome shotgun sequence, the following proteins share a genomic window:
- the LOC124530251 gene encoding ruvB-like helicase 1, with product MKIEEVKSTAKTQRISAHSHIKGLGLDENGVPIQMAAGLVGQESAREAAGIVVDMIRSKKMAGRALLLAGPPGTGKTAIALAIAQELGNKVPFCPMVGSEVYSTEIKKTEVLMENFRRAIGLRIRETKEVYEGEVTELTPVETENPAGGYGKTVSHVIIGLKTAKGTKQLKLDPTIYESLQKEKVEVGDVIYIEANSGAVKRQGRSDTFATEFDLEAEEYVPLPKGDVHKKKEVVQDVTLHDLDCANARPQGGHDIMSMMGQLMKPKKTEITDKLRKEINKVVNKYIDQGIAELVPGVLFIDEVHMLDIETFTYLHRALESAIAPIVIFATNRGRCQIRGTEDIISPHGIPLDLLDRLLIIRTLPYNKAELLQILKLRASTEGISIDEEALTALSEVGANSTLRYAAQLLTPAALAARAEGAARISPQHVRDVHTLFLDAKSSARILTQHSDKYMK from the exons CACAGAGAATATCTGCACATAGCCATATTAAGGGCTTGGGATTAGATGAAAATGGTGTACCTATTCAAATGGCAGCCGGTCTCGTGGGCCAAGAATCTGCAAGAGAA GCTGCAGGCATAGTAGTTGACATGATAAGAAGCAAGAAGATGGCTGGTCGGGCTTTATTGCTAGCTGGGCCACCAGGCACCGGTAAAACAGCTATAGCCCTTGCTATAGCACAGGAACTCGGTAATAAG GTACCTTTTTGCCCTATGGTGGGTAGTGAAGTGTACAGTACAGAAATTAAGAAAACTGAAGTGCTCATGGAAAACTTTCGTCGTGCTATTGGACTTCGCATAAGAGAGACGAAAGAGGTGTATGAAGGGGAGGTAACTGAACTCACCCCCGTGGAAACAGAAAATCCAGCTGGTG GTTATGGTAAAACTGTTTCACATGTGATTATTGGCCTTAAAACTGCCAAAGGtacaaaacaattaaagttAGACCCGACAATATATGAATCACTGCAAAAAGAAAAAGTTGAAGTTGGAGATGTTATCTACATAGAAGCCAATTCTGGTGCCGTAAAGAGGCAAGGCAGGAGTGATACTTTTGCTACAGAGTTTGATTTagag gctGAAGAATATGTACCACTACCTAAAGGTGATGTACACAAAAAGAAAGAAGTTGTCCAGGATGTAACTCTCCACGATCTAGACTGTGCTAATGCCAGACCTCAAGGCGGACATGACATTATGTCAATGATGGGGCAACTAATGAAACCAAAGAAAACCGAAATTActg ACAAACTAAGAAAAGAAATCAATAAAGTAGTTAATAAGTACATTGACCAGGGAATAGCTGAATTAGTGCCAGGTGTTTTGTTCATTGATGAG gtcCATATGCTTGATATAGAAACATTTACGTATCTCCATCGTGCCTTAGAATCTGCGATAGCTCCAATTGTTATATTTGCCACGAACAGAGGACGCTGCCAAATAAG AGGGACAGAAGACATTATCTCACCTCATGGCATTCCTCTAGATCTTTTAGATAGGCTTTTAATAATTCGCACATTGCCTTATAACAAAGCTGAACTCCTACAG atATTGAAATTGAGAGCATCAACCGAAGGCATATCTATAGATGAGGAGGCACTCACAGCTTTGTCAGAGGTTGGCGCCAACAGTACACTCAG ATACGCGGCGCAGCTGCTGACGCCGGCGGCGCTGGCGGCGCGCGCGGAGGGCGCGGCGCGTATCAGTCCGCAGCACGTGCGCGACGTGCACACGCTGTTCCTCGACGCCAAGTCGTCGGCGCGCATCCTCACGCAACACTCCGACAAGTACATGAAGTAG
- the LOC124530250 gene encoding uncharacterized protein LOC124530250: MAPQLWRSLAFFLAATTLTVAKYAELESWKGGGRPVTSAQEAEDERHDAELLAAVRASVKQWEIKKSRTRTKRSQGSVCYGEFGCFEDAGPFAYLETLPSPPSEVGTHFLLYSTTSRGDQPLIAVPASNMSAAWSWAARAFNTARPTRVIVHGFGSNCDNVWVYEMRSALMAVEECNVICVDWEGGATMPNYLRAAANTRLVGKQLAMLLQGLAQHIDLRFEDVHLIGFSLGAHVAGFAGSELKNISRITGLDPAGPLFEFQDPRARLDKSDAKFVDVIHSNGETLILGGLGAAQPLGHVDFYPNGGRVQHGCSNLFVGAVSDLVLPWASASIEGRSLCNHRRAYKFFTDSVSPKCHFPAFPCSDYDSFLEGRCFPCDGDHRCGNMGYYADRSLGRGQLYLLTREEEPFCAHQYHVALWASSETGDKPNYGRVTLTLHGDSGLNESFPMTKRSERAPSVRFGRVLVPHPALGVPLRASLQYAAYNGWLSAGARAMLLHKLLITDSFGKTSSFCKELRLASDESVQLPLHPGDCKIQETEEPLNETISEIEAAVENVNNAPLEDPHDNELPEENPDRPFVLVDSYEWEDKADTGRAFGMTNTKTAPSGVIEIAEPVLRPRLRKMPRQRVDSPDNIHEISEPILRATQPPRSTTQPPSRKPKNYDVSTTTSDVSSDERAEKETTSFAVQYLPARLASFISRAERYARDTLLPLVSAYAPRLPLFGSREVPKSTARFIPTEEVNVTNSVPIPMPTLEMKIESLRTMGPPGEKREFETPEDPDVPVVISTTTTSSTTTTTTPTTTTTEAMRAAPVEMLQVVEGPAASTSTALPPIALRSKGEKIVIVYPSNARDERKIKSHSISEEMQFEALYRHTAEPQAVRVDLPTFTPPVSTDNPLPATSTTPSAKLSDSHYIPVPYSNKNDQDIKSKLR; encoded by the exons ATGGCGCCGCAACTATGGCGGTCGCTCGCCTTCTTCCTGGCAGCTACCACCCTCACCGTAGCTAAAT ACGCAGAATTAGAATCATGGAAAGGAGGTGGAAGACCAGTAACATCGGCGCAGGAGGCTGAAGACGAACGTCACGATGCAGAATTGCTTGCAGCTGTTCGTGCCTCCGTGAAACAATGGGAGATCAAGAAGTCACGCACAAG GACGAAGAGATCGCAAGGAAGCGTGTGTTACGGTGAGTTCGGCTGTTTTGAAGATGCGGGTCCATTTGCGTACTTAGAGACGCTACCAAGTCCGCCCTCGGAGGTCGGAACGCATTTTCTCCTCTACTCAACAACCAGCAG GGGTGATCAGCCACTGATAGCGGTCCCAGCGAGTAACATGTCTGCTGCATGGAGCTGGGCGGCGCGTGCCTTCAACACGGCGCGCCCCACGCGTGTTATCGTTCATGGGTTTGGCTCTAATTGCGACAACGTATGGGTATACGAGATGCGCTCCGCTCTAATGGCAGTG GAAGAGTGCAATGTAATTTGCGTTGACTGGGAAGGTGGGGCAACAATGCCGAATTATCTTCGAGCCGCAGCGAATACGAGACTTGTCGGAAAACAGTTGGCAATGCTCTTACaag GCTTGGCTCAACACATCGACTTGCGGTTCGAGGACGTCCATCTGATAGGATTTAGTCTGGGCGCTCACGTCGCTGGTTTCGCTGGATCGGAATTAAAAAACATCAGTCGTATTACGG GCTTAGATCCAGCCGGGCCGCTGTTTGAGTTCCAAGACCCTAGAGCTCGATTAGACAAGTCAGACGCTAAGTTTGTGGACGTTATCCACTCTAATGGAGAGACGTTGATTCTGGGAGGCCTGGGCGCCGCACAGCCGCTGGGACATGTCGACTTCTACCCCAATGGTGGCCGCGTACAACATGGCTGCTCCAATTT gTTTGTAGGTGCAGTGTCCGACCTGGTGCTGCCTTGGGCAAGTGCATCAATCGAAGGCCGATCGCTATGCAACCATCGCCGAGCTTATAAGTTCTTTACTGACTCAGTTTCACCGAAATGCCATTTTCCTGCTTTTCCTTGTTCGGATTATGATTCATTCTTGGAG gGTCGTTGTTTTCCCTGCGATGGAGACCATCGGTGTGGGAACATGGGCTATTACGCAGACCGCTCTCTTGGACGAGGACAGCTTTATCTCCTTACTAGGGAAGAGGAGCCTTTTTGTG CACACCAGTATCACGTAGCCCTGTGGGCGTCTAGCGAGACGGGTGATAAGCCCAATTATGGACGAGTTACACTCACTCTACATGGTGACTCAGGCCTGAATGAATCGTTTCCTATGACCAA gCGGTCGGAGCGAGCGCCGAGCGTGCGCTTCGGGCGCGTGCTGGTGCCGCACCCCGCGCTGGGCGTCCCGCTGCGAGCGTCGCTGCAGTACGCCGCCTACAACGGCTGGCTCAGTGCCGGTGCGCGCGCCATGCTGCTGCACAAGCTCCTCATCACTGACAGCTTCGGAAAGAC atcATCATTTTGCAAAGAATTACGGCTCGCATCGGATGAGTCGGTCCAGTTACCGCTGCATCCAGGGGATTGCAAAATTCAAGAG acTGAAGAACCATTGAATGAAACAATTAGTGAAATAGAGGCCGCTGTAGAAAACGTAAATAATGCACCCTTAGAAGACCCGCATGATAATGAACTCCCCGAAGAAAACCCAGACAGACCATTTGTACTGGTGGACTCCTACGAATGGGAGGACAAAGCGGACACTGGGCGCGCTTTTGGTATGACAAATACAAAAACAGCACCAAGTGGAGTTATAGAGATAGCTGAACCAGTATTGCGGCCTCGACTTCGCAAAATGCCTAGGCAAAGAGTAGATTCGCCCGACAACATTCACGAGATATCGGAGCCCATTCTTCGTGCTACTCAACCGCCCCGGAGCACAACACAGCCCCCATCTCGCAAGCCTAAAAACTATGAtgtctcaacaacaacaagtgaTGTTTCTTCAGATGAGCGAGCTGAAAAGGAAACTACTAGTTTTGCTGTACAATATTTGCCAGCGCGACTCGCGTCCTTCATCTCGAGAGCTGAACGTTACGCCCGAGATACACTTTTACCACTGGTTTCTGCGTACGCTCCTCGATTACCATTATTCGGATCACGTGAAGTTCCAAAGTCAACCGCAAGATTTATTCCTACCGAAGAAGTGAACGTAACTAACTCCGTGCCCATTCCAATGCCTACTTTAGAAATGAAGATAGAGTCTCTTCGGACAATGGGTCCTCCGGGCGAAAAACGCGAGTTTGAAACTCCAGAAGATCCCGATGTACCGGTAGTTATATCTACTACGACTACATCAAGTACGACTACAACTACTACGCCAACAACAACGACGACTGAAGCGATGCGTGCTGCTCCGGTCGAAATGTTGCAAGTGGTTGAAGGGCCAGCTGCCTCCACAAGTACAGCACTCCCTCCCATCGCTTTGCGCAGCAAGGGCGAAAAGATTGTAATAGTATATCCAAGTAATGCCAGAGACGAAAGAAAAATCAAATCACATTCAATATCTGAAGAGATGCAGTTTGAGGCGCTGTACAGGCACACGGCGGAACCGCAAGCGGTACGAGTAGACTTGCCTACATTCACGCCGCCAGTTTCGACCGATAATCCACTGCCTGCCACTTCCACAACTCCGAGTGCAAAGCTATCTGACAGTCATTACATTCCAGTTccatattctaataaaaatgatCAAGATATAAAATCTAAACTCAGATAA